In Acidimicrobiales bacterium, the sequence CAGGGCGTGACGGCGGACGGCGGGAGGACGTCGCTCGACCCCCGGTCGCCCAGGTTGGCCACGGCCGCCAGCGGCCCGACCACGGCGACTGTGCCTTCCGCAGCCAGGGGCAGCACCGTCTCGCCAGCCACCGGCTCGTTGCGCAGCAGCACGATCGAGCGCTGCGCCACCTCCCGCGCCAGGGCGACGTGCTCCGGCCGGGCGACAGGCCCCTCGGGGAGCGGCGCGTCGACGGGGACGAGGCGGTCGGCGAAGCGCAGCAGCGTCGTGACCACGCTCCACGCCGCGGCCGACACCGCGGAGCGCTCGAGCCGCCCGTCCTCCAGCGCCGCCGGCAGGGTCGCGGCCCGTTGCTGGCGGAACGGCAGCTCCACGTCGAGTCCCGCCTGCACCGACCGCACCGGGTCGCGCAGCCCGAACACGAAGTCGGACACCACGAAGCCGTCGAAGCCCCACTCGTCGCGCAGGATCTCGCTCAGCAGCGGCGCGCTCTCCCCGCACCACGACCCGTCGACCGAGTTGTAGGCCGACATCACCGCGGCGACGCCCTCCTCGACCACCCGACGGAAGTGCGGCAGGTACACCTCGTGCAGCGCCCGGTCGTCGACCGACACGTCCACCGTGAAGCGGGCGTTCTCCATGGAGTTGAGGGCGAAGTGCTTCACGCACGCCATCACGTGGCGCTGCACGCCGCGGGTCAGCGCCGCGCCCATCTCGCCCACCAGCAGAGGGTCCTCGCCGTAGGTCTCCTGCGCCCGCCCCCAGCCGGGGTGGCGCAGGAGGTTGACGCACACGCCGCCGAAGAGATCGGCGCCCGCCCGGCGCATCTCGACGCCGATCGCCTCGCCCACCCGCTCCTCCAGCGCCGGGTCCCAGGTGGCGGCCCGGGCCATGGGCACCGGGAAGCAGGTCGCCCGGCCCACCACCACGCCCCGGGGCCCGTCGGAGAAGCGGAAGCCGGGGACGCCCAGGCGGGGTACCGCCGAGGCCGGCCACGGGTGGCGGTGGTACCCGCCCGACGCCATGTCGGTGAGCCCCGCCCACAGCTCGGTGTCGCCGTCGAGCACCTGCAGGCGCTCCTCGACGGTCATCTCGCCGACCAGCTCGGCCGCCAGCTTCGCCGCCGACTCCCCGGCCCGGTGCCGGCGGGCGGCCTCCTCGAACGCGCTCATGGCCCGACGGACGGCTCGCCGCCGCGCACGACCGGGAACTGGCGGTCGGGGTCGTCGGCCGGGACCCGCTGCGTCGGCCGGCCCGACGGGTCGCCCTGCAGCACCGCGGCACCCTGCGGTGCGTACTGGAGGATGTAGGCCTTGCGCACCGAGCCGGTGACGTTGGGGCCGGTCAGATGGGGGGTCAGCGACGAGAACACCACCACACCACCCGCGGGAACCTCCGCGACCGCCACACCGCGGGCCGTTCCACCGGCCGCGGCCGCCACGTCGGGCGGGTCCGCGAAGCACTCGAAGCCCAGCGGCTCCACGTAGGTGTGGGTCAGGGTGCCCTGGCGGTGCAGGCCCCTGGCGACCTGGGGGCAGCCGTTGTCGAGCGTGGCGTCGGTGAGCGCCACCCAGCAGGTGAGGTACTGCTGGGGCTCGACGTAGGCGTAGCCGTTGTCCTGGTGCCACGGGAACCGGCGGGGTTTCTCGGGCTTCTTGTAGACCGCCTGGTCCCAGTACAGGTTGACGTCGGGGCCCACCAGGTCGGCGCACACCCCGGCGAAGAACGGGTGGCGGGCGAACTCCCGGAGCCGGGCCGACCGGGTGACCAGGTGGGTGGTGAAGGTGATGGCGCCGGCCTCGGCGATCGAGATCCGCTGGTCCTCGGTGCCCTCCAGGACGGCCTGGACCTTCGCCTCGGCGGCGTCGATCTCGGCGGTCACCTCGGCCAGCGTCTCGGCGTCGACCACGTCGGGCACCACCACGTAGCCGTCGCGGTCGAACCGGGCCACCTGCCCCTCGTCGAGGCAGCGGTACGGCGGCGGCGTGTCCTGCCAGGTGAAGCCCTGGTTCCAGGGGTGGAGGGCGAGGTCGGTGGTCTGCGTCATCG encodes:
- a CDS encoding glycoside hydrolase family 3 C-terminal domain-containing protein gives rise to the protein MSAFEEAARRHRAGESAAKLAAELVGEMTVEERLQVLDGDTELWAGLTDMASGGYHRHPWPASAVPRLGVPGFRFSDGPRGVVVGRATCFPVPMARAATWDPALEERVGEAIGVEMRRAGADLFGGVCVNLLRHPGWGRAQETYGEDPLLVGEMGAALTRGVQRHVMACVKHFALNSMENARFTVDVSVDDRALHEVYLPHFRRVVEEGVAAVMSAYNSVDGSWCGESAPLLSEILRDEWGFDGFVVSDFVFGLRDPVRSVQAGLDVELPFRQQRAATLPAALEDGRLERSAVSAAAWSVVTTLLRFADRLVPVDAPLPEGPVARPEHVALAREVAQRSIVLLRNEPVAGETVLPLAAEGTVAVVGPLAAVANLGDRGSSDVLPPSAVTPWEGLRAALDDRLVDDPAGADVAVVVVGCTYRDEGEFIDGSTTQDLSGLFPQGPLDPPLRVDAPRVLDVEGEAPDFGGGGDRRSLQLSAHDRRLVEAVAAANPRTVVVLMGGSAIVVDPWHEQVAAIVQLWYPGMAGGDALADVLTGAVEPTGRLPFAVPVDEADLASFDPDATAVTYDLWHGQWLLDRQGVAARYPFGFGLSYTECVVERADLDVTVAGRLRVRATVRNLGERPADEVVQLYAGLPHGAVARPARRLAAFGRVVAAPGGVGELVLDVPVERLRARVDGEWSVEEGTYELVVGLSAADPQSIVPKAEISCRPT
- a CDS encoding phytanoyl-CoA dioxygenase family protein is translated as MTQTTDLALHPWNQGFTWQDTPPPYRCLDEGQVARFDRDGYVVVPDVVDAETLAEVTAEIDAAEAKVQAVLEGTEDQRISIAEAGAITFTTHLVTRSARLREFARHPFFAGVCADLVGPDVNLYWDQAVYKKPEKPRRFPWHQDNGYAYVEPQQYLTCWVALTDATLDNGCPQVARGLHRQGTLTHTYVEPLGFECFADPPDVAAAAGGTARGVAVAEVPAGGVVVFSSLTPHLTGPNVTGSVRKAYILQYAPQGAAVLQGDPSGRPTQRVPADDPDRQFPVVRGGEPSVGP